From Drosophila virilis strain 15010-1051.87 chromosome X, Dvir_AGI_RSII-ME, whole genome shotgun sequence, the proteins below share one genomic window:
- the LOC26530650 gene encoding uncharacterized protein, translated as MEKKTQAANMMVNPLPESDDSERDTGEESDIDTDEDKSRDNRCRLKHYRRQLNKLWESTMKIGKRTEEIGEEWKIEHERLEMANTKLTELTQKYMKNNKERIINKADAEKLPRPQPASKIAKPKSSPKVPMHKHATNPSNVPLKTSETKKSFTVDPKPKKNIKPVQMSSKDEKKASFKKSTL; from the exons ATGGAAAAGAAGACACAGGCAGCGAATATGATGGTCAACCCTCTGCCAGAAAGCGATGATAGCGAAAGGGACACCGGCGAGGAAAGCGATATAGATACGGATGAGGATAAGAGTCGTGACAACCGCTGTAGGCTGAAGCATTATAGACGACAG TTGAACAAATTGTGGGAAAGTACAATGAAAATAGGTAAGAGAACTGAAGAAATCGGCGAGGAATGGAAAATAGAGCACGAACGGCTGGAAATGGCGAATACCAAACTGACCGAACTAACTCAAAAGTATATGAAGAACAACAAGGAACGGATTAT CAATAAAGCTGATGCCGAAAAATTGCCGCGTCCACAGCCCGCATCTAAAATAGCCAAACCAAAGTCTAGCCCTAAGGTACCCATGCATAAGCATGCAACAAACCCATCCAATGTTCCATTGAAAACAtccgaaacaaaaaaaagtttcacCGTTGACCCCAAACCGAAGAAGAATATCAAGCCTGTTCAAATGTCATCCAAGGACGAAAAAAAGGCCTCGTTCAAGAAGTCAACATTGTAG